From Paenibacillus sp. FSL H8-0537:
GACGGGCTGGTTATGAACATGTCCGCTCCTTCCCTGAATATAAAAGGAACGCTCATGCTTCCGCTGCGGTCCGTAACCGATGCGCTCAAAGCATCGCTGCAGCTGTCACAGACGAAGGAGCTGCTGACGATCCGGATTCAGACGGATGCAGTAACGAAGTATGGCAAAGCGGATGCTGCTATTGACGCCTATTTGAAGGGCGAGGCCTTCTCGGGCATGGCGCTTGTAGCGAAAGACGGCGAGGTGCTGCTTCGCAAAGGCTATGGTTTTTCTGGAACTAATAAATTGAATCGTCCAGACGCGAAGTCGCGTATCGCTTCCATTACAAAATCATTTACAGCGGCATCTATCATGCAATTGGTCGAGCAAGGGAAGCTGAGCCTAAACGATCCAGTGTCCAAATTCGTGACGGGTATCCCGCGCGGTGATGACATAACCATTCATATGCTGCTTTCGCATACGTCAGGGCTTCCATCCGAGTTTACGCGAAGCGGCGACGTCGCCATTGAGCAGACGATTGCGGAGCTTCGAACGAAGCAGTTGAAATATGAGCCGGGCACGACTTATTTATATAGCAATAACGGCTATGTGCTGCTGGCTTATGTACTGGAGCAATTGTCTGGCGAAAGCTATGCCGACTATGTAAGCAAGCATCTTCTCACTCCGCTGGGCATGAAAAATTCAGGGACGGCTGCGCCAGGAGCCCCGACCATTCAGGGCTATATTTTGCAAAAAAATAAGGAGTGGGCCGCAGCTCCTTATTATGTGTCGCAGTCGGGTACGGGAACGCTTTATTCGACCGTCGATGATTTGCTCAAATGGGATGCGGGGCTTCGGGCAGGCAAGGTTGTAAGCGAGCAGTCGCTTGAAGCGATGTATACGCCGCATTCGGATAAAAATTACGGCTACGGCTGGATTGCGCTGAGCCTGAACGGTGAGAAGGTTGTCTTCCATAATGGCAGCGGCAGCGGCTATGCAACGGGCATGCTGCGTAATTTGGATAGCGGAATGACGGTTATTTTGCTCGGCAATCATGCGGGCATGGATATGACAAAGCTGCTGCAGCAGGTGCATAAGCTGGCTTCTGAACAATAATTTGAATATTTGGATGGTCGCTGCTTGCTGAAGCATTGTCTGCTTAGCGAGGACGGCCATCCAATCTCATTGAGTCATGAAAATTTTGATACCGCGCTAATTTCCCCTAGGCATAAAATGAAAAGATAGGCTTATTCCCTCGAGTATGAATACATATAATCCCAAACTAACTCTCAATGATGTTACCTATTTCATAGCGAAAAACCTAGCCCGATGGTGCTAATTGAATGGTTCAAAACAACCATTTTTGTCCAATATTTTGAATGAACGGCGTGTGCTATGGTATTATATAAGAAAATAAGAACATATGATCTGTTTTTGCGAAAGGGAGACCACAATGATGGATATGATTAAGCCGCCAGCTGAGATGTTATTTGAAGCAGAGCTGCGGGCGCTGCGTGAAGAGGATACTGGAAAACGTCCACCCGAGTGGCTGCTGTCTCCGGCCTATGTGCGCGACTTTATAATTGGCCGGGATAAGCCAGCTATATTAGATGGCAAAGAAGTCGCAATTACCCGCAAATTTTACGGAAACGATGTGCTGATTGAACGGGCCGTTGTCACTTTGGCAGGGAATCGGGGCTTAATGCTTGTTGGAGATCCAGGTACAGCGAAGACGATGCTCAGCGAGCTGTTGTCAGCGGCCATATCGGGGACGAGCCTGAATACGATTCAGGGAACAGCTGGGACGACGGAGGATATGATCAAATACTCTTGGAATTACGCCATGCTGCTGGACAAAGGTCCATCCGAGGCTGCGCTTGTGCCAGCACCTTTATATAACGGAATGAAGCAGGGCATTATGACCCGCTTTGAAGAGATTACCCGCTGCCCAGCGGAAGCGCAGGACAGCCTGATTAGCATTTTGAGCGACAAGGTGATGAATATCCCTGAACTGGACGGCGGCGTATTGTTTGCAAAGCCCGGCTTCAACGTCATTGCAACGGCGAATATTCGCGACAAAGGCGTCAACGAAATGAGCGGCGCCTTGAAGCGCCGGTTCAACTTCGAGACGATCAAGCCTGTCAGCAGCATGAAGATGGAAGCGAAAATTATTGAAAATGGGGCCCGCAGCCTGCTTATGCATAGCGGCGTTGACGCCGAAATTGACCTGAATGTGGTCGAGCTGCTGGCGACGACATTTATGGAGCTGCGCTCCGGCATTACGCGCGAAGGCTACAAAATCGACATTCCCGCAGCCTCCATGAGCACGGCAGAAGCGGTTTCTGTCTATGTTCAAAGCGCGATGACCTCCTATTATTATGAAAATAAATCGATTTCGCTTGATCGGCTCGTGCAAAATATGCTCGGAACGATTGCCAAGGAAAATGAGAAGGATTTGTCCATCCTGAAAACCTACTTCTCCAAGGTCGTCAAAGAACGCTCCAAGGAAGATGTGATATGGAAGGACTACTATGAGGAAAGAAAATGGATTGGTTAACGGGCGAGGCTGACAAGAATCTGCCGTCCCTATTTGATCAGCAGGTGTTTAATCTGAACAGCGGCACCGTTTATTTTCCCATTCGCCATCATAGTCCAGCTTGCTCCTTTCATCTGCTTAAGGTGATTAAGCAATATAAGCCTAGTATTATTTTGATCGAAGGGCCAGCGAGCGGAACTCCGCTCATTCCGGTGCTTGCAGATGAGGCGACGGAGACGCCCGTCAGTCTGTATTGTACTTATGAGGACGAGCAAGGCGGAAGATCGGCTTGCTATTATCCGCTTCTGAGCTACTCCCCGGAGTATGTGGGCATGAAAGAAGCGGCACGTCTCGGCATACCGGCGGCGTTTATCGATCTGGACTACAGTCACGAAGCTAGAGCGGAAGCCGAGAAGCAGGAGAAGTCCATACAGGATGAA
This genomic window contains:
- a CDS encoding AAA family ATPase, with the protein product MDMIKPPAEMLFEAELRALREEDTGKRPPEWLLSPAYVRDFIIGRDKPAILDGKEVAITRKFYGNDVLIERAVVTLAGNRGLMLVGDPGTAKTMLSELLSAAISGTSLNTIQGTAGTTEDMIKYSWNYAMLLDKGPSEAALVPAPLYNGMKQGIMTRFEEITRCPAEAQDSLISILSDKVMNIPELDGGVLFAKPGFNVIATANIRDKGVNEMSGALKRRFNFETIKPVSSMKMEAKIIENGARSLLMHSGVDAEIDLNVVELLATTFMELRSGITREGYKIDIPAASMSTAEAVSVYVQSAMTSYYYENKSISLDRLVQNMLGTIAKENEKDLSILKTYFSKVVKERSKEDVIWKDYYEERKWIG
- a CDS encoding serine hydrolase, with translation MTGIKGKKIAGWLNRHTVARSALIGIAAVTAFAGAGGAAAAAQTGSKVEAVQPASSKAIAVEVNGKAVAWNVQPLIKDGTTFVPLREAGKAAAGNIEWDGKTQTATIKVNGDVIVHKAGTSVVTVDGLVMNMSAPSLNIKGTLMLPLRSVTDALKASLQLSQTKELLTIRIQTDAVTKYGKADAAIDAYLKGEAFSGMALVAKDGEVLLRKGYGFSGTNKLNRPDAKSRIASITKSFTAASIMQLVEQGKLSLNDPVSKFVTGIPRGDDITIHMLLSHTSGLPSEFTRSGDVAIEQTIAELRTKQLKYEPGTTYLYSNNGYVLLAYVLEQLSGESYADYVSKHLLTPLGMKNSGTAAPGAPTIQGYILQKNKEWAAAPYYVSQSGTGTLYSTVDDLLKWDAGLRAGKVVSEQSLEAMYTPHSDKNYGYGWIALSLNGEKVVFHNGSGSGYATGMLRNLDSGMTVILLGNHAGMDMTKLLQQVHKLASEQ